From Microcoleus sp. bin38.metabat.b11b12b14.051, one genomic window encodes:
- a CDS encoding pyridoxal phosphate-dependent aminotransferase codes for MIKLAARVGEVPPSITLAIAAKAKAMRAEGIDVCSLSTGEPDFDTPEHIKTAAKQALDAGKTKYGPVAGEPQLKAAIARKLRDDNNLNYQPENILVTNGGKHSLYNLMMALIEPGDEVIIPAPYWLSYPEMVKLASGKPVIVRTDASTGYKITPEQLNRAITPKTKLFVLNTPSNPTGMVYTPAEIKALAEVIVDRDILVVSDEIYEKIIYEGAQHVSIGSLGKEIFDRTIISSGFAKGYAMTGWRIGYLAGSLELIKATSTIQGHSTSNVCTFAQYGAIAALESSQESVEKMRLAFADRREVIFELLDAIPGISCIKPDGAFYMFVNISKTGMTSLQFCDAFLEQHQVAVIPGIAFGADDHIRLSYATDLGTIKKAVERLDKFVRSI; via the coding sequence GGGCCGAAGGGATTGATGTTTGTAGTTTGAGTACGGGAGAACCCGACTTTGATACCCCCGAACACATTAAAACAGCGGCTAAGCAAGCTTTGGACGCGGGGAAGACTAAGTACGGCCCTGTGGCTGGGGAACCGCAGTTAAAAGCTGCGATCGCCCGCAAACTCCGCGACGACAACAATCTCAACTATCAACCGGAAAATATCCTTGTTACCAACGGTGGCAAGCATTCGCTCTACAATCTGATGATGGCTCTGATCGAGCCGGGAGATGAAGTCATTATCCCCGCTCCGTACTGGCTGAGCTATCCCGAAATGGTCAAACTCGCTAGCGGTAAGCCCGTAATTGTACGGACAGATGCTTCGACAGGATATAAAATTACACCGGAACAACTAAATCGAGCGATCACTCCCAAAACCAAGTTATTTGTGCTGAATACGCCTTCTAACCCGACGGGAATGGTGTACACTCCCGCAGAAATCAAAGCGCTCGCCGAGGTGATAGTCGATCGAGATATCTTAGTCGTTTCTGACGAAATTTACGAAAAAATTATATATGAGGGCGCCCAACACGTCAGCATCGGTTCCCTGGGTAAAGAAATATTCGATCGCACCATAATCAGCAGCGGTTTTGCTAAGGGTTATGCGATGACAGGTTGGCGCATTGGCTATTTGGCCGGCTCGCTTGAATTAATCAAAGCCACCAGCACCATTCAAGGTCACAGTACCTCAAACGTGTGTACTTTTGCACAGTACGGGGCGATCGCAGCTTTGGAAAGCAGCCAAGAGTCTGTGGAAAAAATGCGCTTAGCTTTTGCCGATCGGCGTGAGGTAATATTTGAATTGCTCGATGCCATCCCCGGAATTAGCTGCATCAAACCAGACGGCGCTTTCTATATGTTTGTCAATATCAGTAAAACTGGAATGACTTCTCTGCAATTTTGCGATGCTTTCTTAGAACAGCATCAAGTCGCAGTTATTCCAGGGATTGCATTTGGTGCAGACGATCATATTCGCTTGTCTTACGCCACCGATTTAGGCACAATTAAAAAAGCTGTAGAAAGGCTCGATAAATTTGTTCGCAGTATCTAA
- a CDS encoding RNA polymerase sigma factor SigF: MSTTVPNDLKSENLQLLRQYQHSGSNEVRNQLVQLNIGLVRKEVYHWINQCGESYDDLLQVGCIGLIGAIERFDISKGHAFSSFAIPYIRGEIQHYLRDKSPSVRVPRHWLALERKSVAAIKDLQVQFNRKPTDAEVAAVLEVSVAEWQEIKLAHLNRSPLSLDAPVQDEDEGATSLGELVPDSKYRSFQLAQEDQIRVQQALAMLEQRTREILEFVFLYDLTQKETAERLGISAVTVSRRVKKGLDLLKEIMTKQL; the protein is encoded by the coding sequence ATGTCTACCACAGTCCCGAACGACCTAAAAAGCGAAAATTTGCAATTGTTGCGCCAGTACCAACATTCTGGATCGAATGAAGTCCGCAATCAGTTAGTTCAACTGAATATTGGACTTGTGAGAAAAGAAGTTTATCACTGGATCAACCAGTGCGGTGAAAGCTACGACGATTTGCTGCAAGTGGGGTGCATTGGGCTGATCGGGGCGATCGAGCGATTTGATATCTCGAAGGGACACGCTTTTAGTTCCTTTGCAATTCCCTACATTCGGGGCGAAATTCAGCACTACTTGCGGGACAAAAGCCCTTCAGTGCGAGTTCCCCGCCACTGGCTGGCCCTGGAACGCAAATCAGTCGCAGCAATCAAGGATTTGCAGGTACAGTTCAACCGCAAACCTACAGATGCTGAAGTAGCAGCGGTGCTTGAGGTGTCTGTAGCAGAATGGCAAGAAATTAAGTTGGCCCATCTCAACCGATCGCCTTTAAGTTTAGACGCGCCGGTGCAGGACGAGGATGAGGGGGCGACAAGTCTGGGAGAATTGGTGCCCGATAGCAAGTATCGGAGTTTTCAGTTGGCCCAAGAAGATCAAATTCGCGTACAGCAAGCTTTGGCGATGTTGGAACAACGGACTCGGGAGATATTGGAGTTTGTTTTTCTATACGATTTGACGCAGAAGGAAACAGCCGAACGCTTGGGTATCAGCGCGGTGACGGTTTCTCGGCGAGTTAAGAAAGGACTGGATTTGCTGAAGGAAATTATGACTAAACAGCTTTAG
- a CDS encoding photosystem II manganese-stabilizing polypeptide — protein MKYRALIVALLAFCMSALVACSSASDTTVATTELLTYDEIRGTGLANNCPSLAETSRGSIPIEAGGTYKLAGMCLQPTTYFVKEEPANKRQEAEFVPGKLLTRFTSSIDQVQGTLKVGNDGTLTFKEEDGLDFQAITIQLPGGEQVPFLFTIKELVATSDPGVVAINTSTDLKGDFNVPSYRSAGFLDPKGRGVSTGYDNAVALPATDNSKLKRSNVKLADTRTKAGKISLQVAKVNSATGEIGGIFESTQPSDTDLGARPALDVKIRGLFYARIEPSVS, from the coding sequence ATGAAATATCGTGCTTTAATTGTTGCACTTTTAGCATTTTGCATGAGTGCGCTGGTTGCTTGTTCTTCTGCTTCTGACACGACGGTGGCTACTACCGAGTTGCTCACCTACGACGAGATTAGGGGTACCGGATTGGCTAATAACTGCCCTAGCTTGGCAGAAACTTCTCGCGGCTCGATCCCCATCGAAGCGGGCGGCACCTATAAACTGGCTGGTATGTGTTTGCAGCCCACAACTTATTTTGTGAAGGAAGAACCTGCAAACAAACGCCAAGAAGCAGAATTTGTGCCTGGTAAATTGCTGACGCGGTTCACGTCGAGCATTGACCAAGTTCAAGGTACCCTCAAGGTTGGTAATGACGGCACTCTGACTTTTAAAGAAGAGGACGGCTTGGACTTTCAAGCAATTACGATTCAGTTACCGGGCGGAGAGCAAGTACCTTTCTTGTTCACCATTAAAGAGTTGGTGGCTACTTCCGATCCGGGAGTCGTTGCTATCAATACTTCTACGGATCTCAAAGGCGACTTTAACGTTCCTTCTTACCGCAGCGCAGGCTTTTTAGACCCTAAAGGTCGCGGTGTATCCACGGGCTACGACAATGCTGTCGCGCTTCCGGCTACTGACAATTCCAAGCTGAAACGCTCTAACGTTAAGCTGGCTGACACCCGCACCAAGGCGGGCAAAATTTCTCTCCAAGTTGCTAAAGTCAACAGCGCCACTGGCGAAATTGGCGGGATTTTTGAGAGTACGCAGCCTTCTGATACTGATTTGGGAGCTAGACCTGCTCTTGACGTGAAAATCCGCGGTTTGTTTTACGCTCGCATTGAGCCTTCTGTGTCCTAA
- a CDS encoding calcium-binding protein, translated as MANLIGTDSNDFILGTTQGDRIRGLDGDDTLSGAGGDDTLEGDAGKDQLLGGDGADSLFGGEGNDELIGNQGRDFLSGGNGDDSIQGGLGNDTLDGNDGLDSLLGDAGDDLLRGNAGNDVIAGGTGNDTLRGGDGDDSVFGNGDDDYLYGDVGNDSLNGGLGRDQLFGGDGNDYFAAGDGDDTLYGNAGTDSLLGESGNDQIFGGKANDTASGGSGLDTIRGDEGDDCLMGDEGNDFLFGGKGNDVLDGGFADDSLAGGLGDDTILGSFGNDNLFGAEGNDSLIGGEGSDTLTGGSGSDIFGLGSGPGSLVLITDYNEAEDFFGLPSNLSFSQLQVRQGNGANLRDTVITLDGKLLAILVNTPSALIDATDFISVTGTFSPRPTTTTTTTTTTTTTTETTPTATTPTPTTTTPTPTTTTPTPTTTTPTPTTTTPTPTTTTPTPTTTTPTPTTTTPTPTTTTPTPTTATTTPTPTTTTPTPTTATPTPTASRIPTAPTITIPASMVSISSIAPTPTPGLLPMPGQTPIFPIPVPPTPFGF; from the coding sequence ATGGCAAACCTGATCGGCACAGACAGCAACGACTTTATTCTAGGTACGACCCAGGGCGATCGAATTCGTGGTTTAGATGGCGATGACACGCTCTCGGGTGCCGGAGGAGATGACACCCTAGAAGGAGACGCAGGCAAGGACCAGCTTCTGGGAGGCGACGGAGCAGATTCGCTGTTTGGGGGTGAAGGAAATGACGAACTCATTGGCAACCAAGGCCGCGATTTTCTTTCTGGTGGCAATGGGGACGACTCGATCCAAGGCGGTTTGGGCAACGATACCCTCGACGGCAACGACGGGTTAGACAGTTTGTTGGGAGATGCAGGGGACGACTTGCTTCGTGGCAATGCGGGCAATGATGTGATTGCCGGCGGTACTGGGAACGACACCCTCAGAGGCGGTGACGGCGACGATTCCGTGTTTGGGAATGGTGATGACGACTATCTGTACGGAGATGTGGGGAACGATTCTCTTAACGGCGGTCTCGGCAGGGATCAACTGTTTGGCGGTGACGGCAACGACTACTTTGCCGCGGGCGATGGCGATGACACTTTGTACGGCAATGCTGGCACTGATTCGCTCTTGGGAGAATCTGGCAACGACCAAATATTCGGCGGCAAGGCTAACGATACAGCGTCTGGCGGCAGCGGTTTGGATACGATTCGCGGCGATGAAGGCGATGACTGCTTGATGGGAGATGAAGGTAATGACTTCCTGTTTGGTGGCAAGGGTAATGATGTTCTCGATGGCGGTTTTGCCGATGATTCCTTGGCCGGAGGTCTCGGTGACGATACAATTTTGGGCAGTTTCGGCAATGACAATTTATTTGGGGCAGAGGGTAATGATTCTCTGATCGGAGGTGAGGGTTCGGATACTCTGACGGGCGGCAGCGGCAGCGATATTTTTGGATTGGGATCTGGGCCGGGAAGTTTGGTTTTAATTACTGATTACAATGAGGCTGAGGATTTCTTTGGACTGCCGAGCAATTTATCTTTCAGTCAATTGCAAGTCCGCCAAGGTAACGGTGCAAATCTCAGAGATACAGTAATTACACTTGACGGCAAGCTGTTAGCAATTTTGGTTAACACTCCGTCGGCGCTGATTGATGCTACTGATTTTATCAGTGTGACTGGGACGTTTTCCCCCAGACCAACGACTACGACTACGACTACGACTACGACTACGACTACGACGGAAACAACTCCGACGGCTACGACTCCAACTCCGACGACAACGACTCCAACTCCGACGACAACGACTCCAACTCCGACGACAACGACTCCAACTCCGACGACAACAACTCCAACTCCGACGACAACGACTCCGACTCCGACGACTACGACTCCGACTCCGACGACAACGACTCCAACTCCGACGACAACGACTCCGACTCCGACGACTGCGACAACGACTCCGACTCCGACGACAACGACTCCGACTCCGACGACTGCGACTCCAACTCCGACGGCTTCGAGGATTCCGACGGCGCCGACAATTACCATACCTGCTTCGATGGTGTCAATTAGTTCGATCGCCCCGACGCCGACTCCCGGACTGTTGCCAATGCCCGGCCAGACGCCGATCTTCCCGATACCGGTACCTCCTACACCTTTCGGGTTCTAG
- a CDS encoding ATP-binding sensor histidine kinase, whose amino-acid sequence MTTQNFTLTGYETLDRIYSGTRTLVYRGIRLCDKQPVAIKVLHSEYPSFSELVQFRNQYTIAKNLNLPGIIQTYSLEAYQNSYALVMEDFGGISLKEWREQGENAPNLSELLPMAIDISSTLDILCRHRIIHKDIKPANILINPQTKEVKLIDFSIASLLPRETQTLINPNVLEGTLGYLSPEQTGRMNRGIDYRTDFYSLGVTFYELLAGELPFQSNDAMELVHCHIAKQPPPLHHINPQIPQVLSDIVSKLMAKNAENRYQSALGLKFDLQLCWRQLQESGKIQGFEIGQRDLCDRFSIPEKLYGRETEVQTLLEAFERVATPLSSPLTKGGHRGVEMMLVAGFSGIGKTAIVNEVHKPIVRQRGYFIKGKFDQFNRNIPLKAFVQAFQDLMGQLLGESDEELQKWQTQILQTLGDNTQVIIEVIPELEKIIGPQPPATELSGNAAQNRFNLLLQNFIQVFAKAEHPLVIFLDDLQWADSASLQLMQLLMSESETGYLLVIGAYRDNEVSPAHPLMLTLDGVIKAGATVNTITLKPLSAENLNDLVADTLNCVPDLAKPLTDLVAQKTQCNPFFATQFLKALHQDGFISLTPPTPPEQGRATGGWQCDIVRVREAALTDDVVEFIALQLQKLPEATQNVLKLAACMGNQFDLATLAVISEQLTTETAANLWKALQEGLILPETEIYKFYVGREIRDEAENYEVVNYKFLHDRVQQAAYSLIPEQERARAHYHIGQLLLQQISPAAIEEQIFSVVNQLNYGIALIEGQTERDNLAQLNLTAARKARAATAYQAAREYAEIGLNLLSDDAWQRHYQMTLTLHELAAEVASLCGEFDQMNQWIDTAIRQIKTPLEQVGIYTIKIQALSSQKELLAAISIGLLILKELGFEFPDSPKLEDIQQAMEEINRSIGDRPIEELFDLPAMANPEMLAAMQVAASISPACYIAGSPLFGLVIALQVNLSIQYGNSRISAYSYSCYGVFLNNFLQDVAGADRFCQLAYRLAMFADAKNIRPPTFLVIGLSLYHRKSHLRGTLPIVHAGYQAGLETGNLEFVGYNGHGFCANAYWCGVPLPELEFQIRAYRQQLIDINQQTAANYCSIYLATTLCLLGNADQAEISFADSRYEEKLVSQAIASNDFYRLFSFYAYRAMVKFLLGNIAGAAEDIATTRDYIAGGLGYTYEAGLYFYDSLIAFAATLDSEGDLEMQQQRVEENQMQLQHWAEHAPMNYLHKWQLVEAQKYRFLGNKAEAIDLYDRAIAGAKQNEYIQEEALANELAAKFYLDWGKEKVAQSYMQEAYYCYARWGAKAKIDDLEKRYPQLLAPILQAKHNRSAISERSRQTINTSSVLHQTFQTTKSSSSSISEAIDFHTIFKASQALSSEIELEKLLASLMSVLLENAGATKSVLLLIKDENMAIEAVASLDEDVISMSVPLSDRKEIPAAVVNYVKRTLETVILDNAAAQNDFMAEPYLMEQKPKSVLCAPILHQGKLIGLLYLENNLTIGAFTQDRTQVIQLLCAQAAISLENARLYQQSQTYAQELERSLLDLQQAQLQLVQSEKMSALGNLVAGVAHEINNPVGFISGNLTEATAGFKDIIGQLQLYQKIFPNAGTEIEQNAEDIDLDYLVEDLPKMLSSMKVGCDRIRGISTSLRTFSRADKDYKVPFNVHEGIDSTILILKHRLKANEHRPAIEVVTEYGNIPKIECFPGQLNQVFMNLLANAIDALEESSQGRSFAEIEANPNCIKIYSGWEGDRHIVITIADNGAGMTEELKQRIFDHLFTTKAVGKGTGLGLAIARQIVVEKHGGTIEVNSHQGNGTEFAIVLPVNEQSY is encoded by the coding sequence ATGACAACTCAAAATTTTACATTAACAGGTTATGAAACCCTCGATCGCATTTACTCAGGAACGCGCACCCTAGTTTACCGCGGAATTCGCCTCTGCGACAAACAGCCGGTAGCCATCAAAGTCTTGCACAGCGAGTATCCCAGCTTCAGCGAACTGGTGCAATTTCGCAATCAATATACGATCGCCAAAAACCTGAATTTACCCGGAATCATCCAAACCTACAGCTTAGAAGCATACCAAAATAGCTATGCGCTGGTAATGGAAGACTTCGGGGGAATCTCTCTCAAGGAATGGAGAGAACAAGGGGAAAATGCGCCGAATTTGAGTGAATTGTTGCCAATGGCGATCGACATCAGCAGTACATTAGATATACTTTGCCGCCACCGCATCATTCATAAAGATATTAAGCCAGCCAATATTTTAATTAATCCCCAAACCAAAGAAGTCAAACTGATTGACTTTAGCATCGCATCTTTGCTACCGAGGGAAACTCAAACCCTCATAAATCCTAACGTGCTCGAAGGCACACTCGGCTATTTGTCACCCGAACAAACGGGAAGGATGAATCGCGGTATTGACTACCGCACAGATTTCTATTCTTTGGGTGTGACTTTTTACGAATTGCTGGCGGGAGAGTTGCCGTTTCAAAGCAACGATGCGATGGAATTGGTACACTGTCATATTGCCAAGCAGCCGCCACCGCTGCACCACATCAATCCGCAAATCCCGCAGGTACTCTCGGATATTGTCAGCAAATTAATGGCTAAGAATGCTGAAAACCGCTATCAGAGTGCTTTGGGGCTGAAATTTGACTTACAATTGTGTTGGCGTCAATTACAAGAAAGTGGTAAAATACAAGGCTTTGAAATAGGTCAGAGGGATTTGTGCGATCGCTTCAGCATACCAGAGAAACTCTACGGGAGAGAAACCGAAGTACAAACCCTACTAGAAGCCTTTGAGCGCGTTGCGACCCCCCTTTCATCCCCCCTTACCAAGGGGGGACACAGGGGGGTCGAAATGATGTTAGTGGCAGGTTTTTCAGGAATTGGGAAAACTGCAATTGTCAATGAAGTTCACAAACCAATTGTACGGCAACGGGGTTATTTCATCAAAGGTAAATTCGACCAATTTAACCGGAATATTCCCTTGAAAGCATTTGTGCAAGCGTTTCAAGATTTAATGGGACAATTGCTGGGCGAAAGTGACGAAGAGTTGCAAAAATGGCAAACTCAAATATTGCAAACATTGGGCGATAACACGCAAGTCATTATTGAAGTAATTCCGGAACTCGAAAAAATCATTGGGCCACAACCACCAGCCACCGAACTTTCGGGAAATGCGGCACAGAATCGGTTTAATTTGCTGTTGCAAAACTTTATTCAGGTGTTCGCAAAAGCTGAACATCCGCTGGTGATATTTTTGGATGACTTGCAGTGGGCAGATTCCGCATCCTTACAGTTAATGCAACTGCTGATGTCAGAATCGGAAACTGGTTATTTATTGGTAATTGGTGCCTACCGAGATAATGAAGTATCGCCCGCACATCCGTTGATGCTGACACTGGATGGAGTAATCAAAGCTGGGGCAACGGTGAATACGATTACACTGAAACCTTTGAGTGCAGAAAATCTAAATGATTTGGTTGCTGATACGCTCAATTGTGTTCCAGATTTGGCAAAACCTTTGACTGATTTGGTGGCACAAAAAACTCAATGTAATCCATTTTTTGCGACGCAGTTTCTTAAGGCACTGCATCAAGATGGGTTCATTAGTTTGACCCCGCCCACCCCCCCTGAGCAAGGCAGGGCTACGGGGGGCTGGCAGTGCGATATTGTTCGAGTACGGGAAGCGGCACTGACGGATGATGTGGTGGAGTTTATAGCGTTGCAGTTGCAGAAGTTACCGGAAGCCACGCAGAATGTGTTGAAATTAGCGGCGTGCATGGGTAATCAGTTTGATTTGGCGACTCTGGCCGTGATCTCTGAGCAATTAACAACGGAAACAGCCGCAAATTTGTGGAAGGCATTGCAAGAAGGTTTAATCCTGCCTGAAACTGAAATCTATAAATTTTATGTGGGGCGGGAAATACGAGATGAGGCAGAAAATTATGAGGTGGTTAATTACAAGTTTTTGCACGATCGCGTTCAGCAAGCCGCCTATTCACTAATTCCCGAACAAGAGCGAGCGCGCGCTCACTATCACATTGGACAATTGCTGCTCCAGCAAATTTCACCCGCAGCTATAGAAGAGCAAATATTTTCAGTAGTCAATCAGTTGAATTATGGGATTGCGCTGATTGAAGGCCAAACAGAACGCGATAATTTAGCGCAACTTAATCTTACGGCAGCTCGCAAAGCCAGAGCTGCTACTGCCTATCAAGCTGCTCGCGAGTATGCTGAGATCGGGCTAAATTTGCTGTCAGACGATGCTTGGCAGCGACACTACCAGATGACATTGACCTTGCACGAGCTAGCAGCCGAAGTAGCTTCACTATGTGGCGAATTTGACCAGATGAATCAGTGGATTGACACTGCGATTCGTCAGATCAAGACTCCTCTAGAGCAAGTGGGCATTTACACCATCAAAATTCAGGCATTATCATCCCAAAAAGAGTTATTAGCAGCAATTTCTATCGGGCTGTTGATTCTTAAAGAATTAGGATTTGAGTTTCCCGACTCTCCTAAATTAGAAGATATTCAACAAGCAATGGAGGAAATTAATCGCTCGATCGGCGATCGACCAATAGAAGAGTTATTCGATCTGCCAGCGATGGCAAATCCCGAAATGTTGGCCGCGATGCAAGTGGCGGCAAGTATTTCGCCAGCTTGTTACATAGCTGGTTCGCCTCTGTTTGGGCTGGTGATTGCCTTACAGGTAAATTTATCTATTCAATATGGCAACAGTCGTATTTCAGCTTATAGCTATAGTTGCTATGGCGTTTTTCTCAACAACTTTTTACAAGATGTAGCGGGAGCCGATCGGTTTTGTCAATTAGCTTACCGTCTTGCCATGTTTGCTGATGCTAAAAATATTCGCCCTCCAACTTTTCTGGTGATCGGACTGTCTTTGTACCACCGGAAATCGCATTTGCGGGGAACCCTCCCCATTGTTCACGCCGGCTATCAAGCTGGATTAGAAACAGGGAATCTAGAGTTTGTTGGGTATAACGGGCATGGCTTTTGTGCAAATGCTTACTGGTGCGGTGTACCTTTACCAGAACTAGAGTTCCAAATTCGGGCATACCGCCAGCAATTAATAGATATCAACCAACAAACGGCGGCAAATTATTGTTCGATTTATTTGGCAACAACGCTATGTTTATTGGGTAATGCCGACCAAGCTGAAATTTCGTTTGCAGACAGCAGGTATGAGGAAAAGCTGGTTTCTCAGGCGATCGCCTCTAACGATTTCTACCGCCTCTTCAGCTTCTATGCGTACAGGGCGATGGTGAAATTTCTGCTGGGAAATATTGCTGGGGCAGCAGAAGATATCGCTACAACAAGAGACTATATCGCCGGAGGCTTAGGATATACTTACGAAGCTGGTCTCTATTTCTATGACTCACTCATCGCCTTTGCTGCAACTCTTGACTCCGAGGGTGACTTAGAAATGCAGCAGCAACGAGTTGAGGAAAATCAAATGCAGTTGCAGCATTGGGCAGAACACGCCCCGATGAATTATTTGCATAAGTGGCAATTGGTAGAAGCACAAAAATACCGATTTTTAGGTAACAAAGCTGAAGCTATCGATTTATACGATCGCGCGATCGCTGGTGCCAAACAAAACGAATACATCCAAGAAGAAGCCCTAGCCAACGAACTAGCAGCAAAATTCTACCTCGATTGGGGCAAAGAAAAAGTCGCCCAATCCTATATGCAAGAAGCATACTACTGCTACGCCCGCTGGGGTGCTAAAGCCAAAATCGATGACTTAGAAAAACGCTATCCGCAACTTCTGGCTCCCATATTGCAGGCAAAACACAACCGTTCTGCCATCAGCGAAAGGAGCCGACAAACCATCAATACATCCTCAGTATTACATCAAACATTCCAAACAACTAAATCATCGAGCAGCAGTATTTCGGAAGCCATCGATTTCCACACGATTTTCAAAGCTTCCCAAGCTCTGTCTAGTGAAATAGAATTAGAAAAATTGCTTGCTTCACTCATGTCTGTGTTGCTAGAAAATGCCGGGGCAACAAAATCAGTTTTGCTGTTGATTAAGGATGAGAATATGGCGATCGAAGCCGTAGCATCTCTGGATGAAGATGTCATCTCAATGTCTGTACCGCTGTCAGATAGAAAGGAGATTCCTGCTGCTGTAGTCAACTATGTTAAGCGCACTTTGGAAACTGTAATTTTGGATAATGCAGCAGCACAAAACGATTTTATGGCAGAGCCGTATTTGATGGAGCAAAAGCCCAAAAGTGTGCTGTGCGCGCCGATTTTGCATCAGGGTAAATTAATCGGGTTGCTGTATCTAGAAAATAACTTGACAATCGGGGCATTTACACAAGATCGCACTCAAGTCATCCAACTGTTGTGCGCCCAAGCGGCAATCTCGCTAGAAAATGCCCGCTTGTACCAACAATCTCAAACTTATGCCCAAGAATTAGAACGATCGCTCTTGGACTTACAGCAAGCCCAGTTACAACTCGTACAAAGTGAAAAAATGTCCGCCTTGGGCAATCTCGTAGCGGGTGTCGCCCACGAAATTAACAATCCTGTCGGCTTTATCAGCGGCAATCTGACAGAAGCAACTGCTGGGTTTAAAGATATCATTGGTCAGTTGCAATTGTATCAGAAAATATTCCCGAATGCCGGAACAGAAATCGAGCAGAATGCTGAGGATATTGATTTAGATTATCTGGTGGAAGATTTGCCCAAGATGCTGTCATCGATGAAGGTGGGATGCGATCGCATTCGCGGCATCAGCACCAGCCTCCGCACCTTCTCCAGGGCCGACAAAGACTATAAAGTGCCCTTTAATGTCCATGAAGGGATTGACAGCACCATCTTAATTTTGAAACACCGGCTGAAAGCTAACGAACACCGTCCGGCGATTGAAGTCGTTACAGAGTACGGAAATATCCCGAAAATCGAATGCTTTCCCGGTCAGTTAAATCAAGTTTTTATGAACTTGCTGGCAAATGCGATCGATGCCTTGGAAGAGTCAAGTCAAGGCCGCAGTTTTGCCGAAATTGAAGCTAATCCTAACTGTATCAAGATTTACAGCGGTTGGGAGGGCGATCGCCACATTGTCATTACAATTGCCGATAACGGTGCGGGGATGACAGAAGAATTAAAACAGCGGATATTCGACCATTTGTTCACCACGAAGGCGGTAGGAAAAGGTACAGGATTGGGATTGGCGATCGCCCGCCAAATAGTTGTCGAGAAACATGGCGGCACCATTGAGGTGAATTCCCATCAGGGAAATGGAACTGAATTTGCGATCGTGTTGCCTGTTAATGAACAAAGTTATTAG
- a CDS encoding AEC family transporter: MLNLDNPLLKLYLNLIGWVAVGFILGRLLPRISSTYLAKFLFYFGTPLSIVAFIRGANLSGAILIAPLIAGVATLAGGGLAWIAVNFVSEKRLNILDPGKNTSECKTTWNLPTQGSFLLAAMFGNTGFLGIPISLSLLGSEHFAWALFYDLLGTGIAINLLGIAIASYCGNSSLHQDWLTLLGAIFQNPALWALGMGFVSRSLPLPAQMAGLLTTAAWAVISLSLMTIGMQLSNLNSLHNLKQVLACLAIKMLLVPLIFGTGLTLFGMGGVPRLSLVLQMAMPPAFGTTLLAEVFNLDRELTVTAIGMGCVSLLFTIPIWMWLFNFP, translated from the coding sequence ATGCTAAATTTAGACAATCCGCTGCTCAAACTATATCTAAATTTAATCGGATGGGTAGCAGTCGGATTTATTCTCGGCCGCCTCCTACCGAGAATCTCTTCTACATATTTAGCCAAGTTTCTTTTCTACTTTGGCACTCCGTTGAGTATTGTTGCTTTCATCCGTGGCGCCAATTTATCTGGCGCTATTTTGATTGCACCGCTGATAGCTGGTGTGGCTACTCTAGCAGGTGGCGGACTTGCTTGGATTGCGGTCAATTTCGTCAGCGAAAAACGTCTCAACATTCTCGATCCGGGCAAAAATACCTCGGAGTGCAAAACCACCTGGAATTTGCCGACTCAAGGCAGCTTTTTGTTAGCGGCGATGTTTGGGAATACGGGTTTTTTAGGAATTCCCATCAGCTTGTCTTTATTGGGCTCGGAACACTTCGCCTGGGCATTGTTTTACGATTTGCTGGGTACTGGTATCGCCATCAATTTACTCGGAATTGCGATCGCCTCTTACTGCGGTAACAGCAGTTTGCATCAGGATTGGTTGACTCTCCTGGGGGCAATTTTTCAGAATCCGGCACTGTGGGCTCTCGGTATGGGATTTGTCTCGCGCAGCTTGCCGCTACCGGCACAAATGGCAGGATTGTTAACAACTGCTGCTTGGGCTGTGATTAGTTTATCTTTGATGACGATCGGAATGCAGTTGAGCAATTTGAATTCTTTGCACAATCTCAAACAAGTTTTGGCTTGTCTGGCGATTAAAATGCTGTTAGTTCCTTTGATATTTGGCACGGGTTTAACTTTGTTTGGGATGGGAGGTGTGCCGCGCCTTTCGCTGGTGCTGCAAATGGCGATGCCTCCGGCTTTTGGTACTACTTTGCTGGCAGAAGTTTTCAATCTCGATCGCGAATTGACCGTAACTGCGATCGGCATGGGCTGCGTTAGTTTATTGTTCACTATTCCGATCTGGATGTGGCTATTCAATTTTCCATAA